Proteins found in one Triticum aestivum cultivar Chinese Spring chromosome 4D, IWGSC CS RefSeq v2.1, whole genome shotgun sequence genomic segment:
- the LOC123096908 gene encoding uncharacterized protein — MEKLGIKEKQLLPSRTVFHGIIPGLSGSPIGKVKINVMFGGKDHFCREPIWFEVVDLDSPYHTLLGWPALDKFMAISGYFDGCEFLNVPWADNEQADALARIGSTRQAILAGISLQCLRKLSIKPSPESESIFVPANPGAVGSGSGTTAVGPGTSVGGPETAALEPGPGSSQPGPGAAALGPGTSTTQQAAAGSDPPPPNPTALVPVSVMTVVEAPSWAQPILNFLVSRELPANEILARQVQHRVAAYTIVNRELVRHSVTGVFQRCVEPKKGMSILRDIHQGECGHHAASRSLIAKDFGRLLWTTALDDAKELVKKCKGCQHFSSKQHLPASALKTIPLTWLFAVWG; from the exons atggagaagttgggcaTCAAGGAGAAGCAGCTCCTGCCCAGCCGGACCGTCTTCCACGGCATTATACCCGGCCTTTCCGGCTCCCCGATCGGCAAGGTCAAGATAAATGTCATGTTCGGCGGCAAAGATCACTTCTGCCGCgagccgatctggttcgaggtggtcgaCCTGGACAGCCCCTACCACACGCTCTTGGGCTGGCCTGCACTGGACAAGTTCATggcg atcagtgggtactttgatGGGTGCGAATTCCTCAACGTACcatgggccgacaacgagcaagcggATGCCCTGGCgcggattggctccacccggcaagcaatactaGCTGGCATCTCCCTCCAGTGCCTGCGCAAGCTgtctatcaagccttcgccggaatcagagtccatcttcgtgccggctaaCCCCGGAGCAGTCGGATCTGGCTCAgggactacagcagtcggcccggggacttcggtgGGCGGCCCGGAGACTGCTGCACTCGAACCCGGCCCAGGGAGTTCACAAcctggcccgggggctgcagcacttggcccggggacttcaacgacGCAGCAAGCAGCAGCCGGCTCCGACCCGCCGCCTCCAAACCCAACTGCCCTAGTACCAGTGTCCGTGATGACAGTGGTAGAAGCACCATCATGGgcacaacccatcctcaacttcctggtgagtAGAGAGTTACCAGCCAacgagattctggcccggcaggtGCAACACCGGGTAGCAGCATACACAATAGTgaacagagagcttgtcaggcaCAGCGTGACTggtgtcttccagcgctgcgtagagcctaAGAAGGGCATGTCAATCCTCAGAGATattcaccaaggcgaatgcggccaccatgccgcctccagaTCCCTTATAGCCAAAgattttggccgactgctttggacgactgctttggacgacgccaaggagttggtcaagaagtgcaaggggtgccaacacttcagctccaagcaacacctgccagcttctgcactcaagaccatccccctcacttggctgtttgcggtctggggg